In the genome of Kineosporia corallincola, one region contains:
- a CDS encoding AraC family transcriptional regulator — translation MADSAGDPVRTSSVVTDRPEVAGQLIGQIFARTRLHLDAADQDFRFRVVRAQAGELACGVQQWGFTGRSVSEPLSSFTTVLVTGGSMCQQRPGLSDVPIGPGGVWRSDTEQATHATWSPHSTFATLHLPLAGIADAAGAPAQVRFLDNVPVDATAGRYWAQLMRTAYREAIASGSSLASPLIRAHLVRTLTTAALTVFPNTVMTGGHPHREGAVGPATLRRAVAHMHAHSDQPLTLTQIAEAAGISARALQSAFTRHHGCTPMGYLRRIRLERAHRELEAADPAHGDTVAGIARRWGFGNPGRFAAAYRQAYDVHPRATLIG, via the coding sequence ATGGCAGATTCCGCCGGGGATCCGGTGCGCACGTCGTCGGTGGTCACCGACCGGCCGGAGGTGGCCGGTCAGCTCATCGGCCAGATCTTCGCCCGCACCCGCCTGCATCTTGACGCCGCCGACCAGGACTTCCGGTTCCGGGTGGTCCGCGCGCAGGCCGGTGAGCTGGCCTGCGGCGTGCAGCAATGGGGTTTCACCGGCCGTTCGGTGTCCGAGCCGCTGAGTTCCTTCACCACCGTGCTGGTCACCGGCGGCTCGATGTGCCAGCAGCGGCCGGGCCTGTCCGACGTCCCGATCGGCCCGGGCGGGGTGTGGCGCAGCGACACCGAGCAGGCCACCCACGCCACCTGGTCGCCGCACTCCACGTTCGCCACCCTGCACCTGCCGCTGGCCGGCATCGCCGACGCGGCCGGGGCCCCGGCACAGGTGCGCTTCCTCGACAACGTGCCGGTCGACGCGACGGCCGGGCGCTACTGGGCCCAGCTGATGCGCACCGCCTACCGGGAGGCGATCGCCTCCGGGTCGTCGCTGGCCAGCCCGCTGATCCGGGCCCATCTGGTGCGCACCCTCACCACCGCGGCGCTCACGGTGTTCCCGAACACCGTGATGACCGGCGGGCACCCGCACCGGGAGGGGGCGGTCGGCCCGGCCACCCTGCGCCGGGCGGTGGCGCACATGCACGCGCACAGCGACCAGCCGCTCACCCTGACCCAGATCGCCGAGGCCGCCGGCATCAGCGCCCGCGCCCTCCAGAGTGCGTTCACCCGGCACCACGGGTGCACCCCGATGGGATACCTGCGCAGGATCCGGCTGGAGCGAGCGCACCGCGAGCTGGAGGCCGCCGACCCGGCCCACGGCGACACCGTGGCCGGCATCGCCCGGCGCTGGGGGTTCGGCAACCCGGGCCGCTTCGCCGCCGCCTATCGCCAGGCCTACGACGTGCACCCGCGCGCCACCCTGATCGGCTGA
- the lexA gene encoding transcriptional repressor LexA, whose product MLEELDTSILNDRQRQILGLIQKSALRHGYSPSTREIADALGLRSTSTVSRHLRLLEELGFLRRGRATRPVDVRMFLAGEPAPQAGAEPGSIGVPVLGDIAAGTPIPALETSDEVLALPRDLVGRGTLFGLRVRGDSMIDAAICDGDLVVVKQQPDAYNGDIVAAMIDDEATVKVFRRRDGHVVLEPRNPAYPQIDGDHAVILGKVVTVLRRT is encoded by the coding sequence GTGCTGGAGGAACTGGACACTTCGATACTCAACGACCGCCAGCGCCAGATTCTCGGTCTCATCCAGAAATCGGCTCTGCGGCACGGCTACTCGCCCTCCACCCGGGAGATCGCCGATGCGCTGGGCCTGCGCTCCACGTCCACCGTCAGCCGGCACCTGCGCCTGCTCGAAGAACTCGGCTTCCTGCGCCGGGGCCGCGCCACCCGCCCGGTCGACGTGCGGATGTTCCTGGCCGGCGAACCGGCGCCGCAGGCCGGTGCGGAGCCCGGCTCGATCGGTGTACCGGTGCTCGGCGACATCGCCGCCGGCACCCCGATCCCGGCGCTGGAGACCTCCGACGAGGTGCTCGCCCTGCCCCGCGACCTGGTCGGCCGGGGCACCCTGTTCGGCCTGCGGGTGCGCGGCGACTCGATGATCGACGCCGCGATCTGCGACGGCGACCTGGTGGTGGTCAAGCAGCAGCCGGACGCTTACAACGGTGACATCGTCGCCGCCATGATCGACGACGAGGCCACCGTCAAGGTGTTCCGCCGGCGCGACGGGCACGTGGTGCTGGAGCCCCGCAACCCGGCCTACCCGCAGATCGACGGCGACCACGCCGTCATCCTCGGCAAGGTGGTCACGGTGCTGCGCCGCACCTGA
- a CDS encoding LysR family transcriptional regulator yields the protein MQIDHLDEFIDLARTLSYAETAGRFLISESSLSRHIQALERELGAEVFERTARRVRLTAAGEAVLPYARTMVSTWQDCRRQVSHDLRQTRQTVVLASSYYVNDLVARFSVAHQEIVVQQEQRGDATAQLREQLDAGECHFMITIDDPGPAADLEQVVIAEDRYEAVLPDGHRLAGAGQVAVADLENEPFISFRTGSQGDLAIRRICRAAGFEPGILFSADVGTTVAQFVHEGLGVSILQAGTLAKLPAAHVVHVPLHPAQTFRVRMCWRRSMPLTPAARTFLEFVRAHTGAANP from the coding sequence GTGCAGATCGATCACCTGGACGAGTTCATCGACCTCGCCCGCACCCTGAGCTACGCCGAGACCGCCGGGCGGTTCCTGATCAGCGAGTCGTCGCTGTCGCGGCACATCCAGGCGCTGGAACGCGAGCTGGGGGCCGAGGTGTTCGAGCGCACCGCCCGGCGGGTGCGGCTGACCGCCGCCGGCGAGGCCGTGCTGCCGTACGCCCGCACGATGGTGAGCACCTGGCAGGACTGCCGCCGGCAGGTCAGCCACGACCTGCGGCAGACCCGGCAGACGGTGGTGCTGGCCTCCAGCTACTACGTGAACGACCTGGTGGCCCGGTTCAGCGTGGCGCACCAGGAGATCGTCGTGCAGCAGGAACAGCGCGGTGACGCCACCGCCCAGCTGCGCGAGCAGCTCGACGCCGGCGAGTGTCACTTCATGATCACGATCGACGACCCAGGACCGGCCGCCGACCTGGAGCAGGTCGTGATCGCCGAGGACCGCTACGAGGCGGTGCTGCCGGACGGGCACCGGCTGGCCGGGGCCGGTCAGGTGGCGGTGGCCGACCTGGAGAACGAGCCGTTCATCTCGTTCCGGACCGGCAGTCAGGGCGATCTGGCCATCCGGCGGATCTGCCGGGCGGCGGGCTTCGAGCCGGGCATCCTGTTCTCCGCCGACGTGGGCACCACCGTGGCGCAGTTCGTGCACGAGGGCCTGGGCGTCAGCATCCTCCAGGCCGGGACCCTGGCCAAGCTGCCCGCGGCGCACGTGGTGCACGTGCCCCTGCACCCGGCGCAGACGTTCCGGGTGCGGATGTGCTGGAGACGCTCGATGCCGCTGACCCCGGCGGCGCGCACCTTCCTGGAGTTCGTGCGGGCGCACACCGGCGCAGCGAATCCCTGA
- a CDS encoding aldo/keto reductase, translated as MSNEAAPSSPATVLGSPRIVLGGAFGAEPEQLTRERLDAFHAGGGRFVETAVSYLGGRALAAVGAWLARSPGALDTVVKIGHGDRGVDLPLSPEVVGRELDRAREVLGVDTVGVAVLHNDDPARPVEEIADTVAALVSTGRAGAVGASNWPPGRLVALAGMMRERGHELLASYHRSLAVPDPARFNGSTLPGDGPLFDAVDAAGLALLSWSANAGGYFARPDEDTGVLSPFDAPLSRQRRQRCRELAAQLGTDPSSIALAWVLARPRTWASVGPGTPDRVRQALAAARLELTAAQAIWLSNG; from the coding sequence GTGAGCAACGAAGCCGCACCATCGTCCCCCGCCACCGTGCTGGGATCACCCCGGATCGTGCTGGGCGGCGCCTTCGGCGCGGAGCCGGAGCAGCTGACCCGCGAGCGGCTCGACGCCTTCCACGCCGGCGGCGGCCGGTTCGTCGAGACGGCCGTCAGCTACCTGGGCGGCCGCGCTCTGGCCGCCGTCGGCGCCTGGCTGGCCCGGTCGCCGGGCGCCCTCGACACCGTGGTCAAGATCGGCCACGGTGACCGGGGCGTCGACCTGCCGCTGTCGCCGGAGGTGGTCGGGCGCGAGCTGGACCGGGCCCGCGAGGTGCTCGGTGTGGACACCGTCGGCGTGGCCGTCCTGCACAACGACGACCCGGCCCGCCCGGTGGAGGAGATCGCCGACACCGTCGCGGCCCTGGTCTCGACCGGCCGGGCCGGTGCCGTGGGAGCGTCGAACTGGCCGCCCGGGCGCCTGGTGGCCCTCGCCGGGATGATGCGTGAGCGCGGGCACGAGCTGCTCGCCAGCTACCACCGCAGCCTCGCGGTGCCCGACCCGGCCAGGTTCAACGGCAGCACGCTGCCGGGCGACGGGCCGCTGTTCGACGCCGTGGACGCCGCCGGGCTGGCGCTGCTGAGCTGGTCGGCGAACGCCGGTGGCTACTTCGCCCGCCCGGACGAGGACACCGGCGTCCTCAGCCCGTTCGACGCGCCGCTCTCGCGGCAGCGCCGGCAGCGCTGCCGGGAGCTGGCCGCACAGCTGGGCACCGACCCCTCGTCGATCGCCCTGGCCTGGGTGCTGGCCCGGCCCCGCACCTGGGCCTCGGTGGGCCCGGGCACCCCCGACCGCGTGCGGCAGGCCCTGGCCGCCGCCCGCCTGGAACTGACCGCGGCACAGGCCATCTGGCTGAGCAACGGCTGA
- a CDS encoding MFS transporter, with product MQIHDPLPLGSDSRTGTGEDPPDRMTGKQWLVIILASMASFLDGGAMGATATTLAVFKTGFGLSDTTLGVLVAVGPVGLGCGVGALIGGRLGDRLGRKRIYKWDLLVFALGALIVAASQNPAMLLIGAAVLGLGVGADIPTSLALVSETAPARIRGKMVGFTMVTSSIGPLVVIFTAFAVSPLGLAGARIVFALLLVIALVTWAMRQGMAESVRWRTAVESGISADAAQLFRGANLKAFVWTAMLFVLFVIPASTGGTFTPYITRALGIASQAQSVMFSAVSIASTMIGSFVFMRFVDRTGRHRRIVWSVGVVLELAAYLAFLLLPFSAFTVVFNTLAFGIGAGLAGEGMYKLFSQELFPTMLRSSAQGFTYFAARVTASLWGLLVPVLLSASGITVISAVLVAAIAVMGVIGFFMPATTGRSLEDIELERNSA from the coding sequence GTGCAGATCCACGACCCCCTCCCCCTGGGCAGCGACAGCAGAACCGGCACCGGCGAGGACCCACCGGACCGGATGACCGGAAAGCAGTGGCTCGTCATCATTCTGGCCAGCATGGCCTCCTTCCTCGACGGCGGCGCCATGGGCGCGACCGCCACCACCCTGGCCGTGTTCAAGACCGGCTTCGGTCTGTCCGACACCACGCTCGGCGTGCTGGTGGCCGTCGGCCCGGTGGGCCTGGGCTGCGGTGTCGGCGCGCTGATCGGCGGCCGGCTCGGCGACCGGCTGGGCCGCAAGCGCATCTACAAGTGGGACCTGCTGGTGTTCGCCCTCGGCGCGCTGATCGTGGCCGCCTCGCAGAACCCGGCGATGCTGCTGATCGGCGCGGCCGTGCTGGGGCTCGGTGTGGGCGCCGACATCCCGACGTCGCTGGCCCTGGTCAGCGAGACCGCACCGGCCCGGATCCGCGGCAAGATGGTCGGTTTCACCATGGTGACCAGCTCGATCGGGCCGCTGGTGGTCATCTTCACCGCGTTCGCCGTGTCACCGCTGGGCCTGGCCGGGGCCCGGATCGTGTTCGCCCTGCTGCTGGTGATCGCTCTCGTCACCTGGGCGATGCGGCAGGGCATGGCCGAGTCGGTGCGCTGGAGAACGGCGGTGGAGTCCGGGATCTCGGCCGATGCCGCGCAGCTGTTCCGCGGTGCCAACCTGAAGGCGTTCGTCTGGACCGCGATGCTGTTCGTGCTCTTCGTCATCCCGGCCTCCACCGGGGGCACGTTCACCCCTTACATCACCCGTGCCCTCGGCATCGCCTCGCAGGCCCAGAGCGTGATGTTCTCGGCCGTCAGCATCGCCTCCACGATGATCGGCTCGTTCGTGTTCATGCGGTTCGTCGACCGCACCGGGCGGCACCGGCGCATCGTCTGGAGCGTCGGCGTCGTGCTGGAACTCGCCGCCTACCTGGCCTTCCTGCTGCTGCCGTTCAGCGCGTTCACGGTGGTGTTCAACACCCTGGCGTTCGGCATCGGCGCCGGGCTGGCCGGTGAGGGCATGTACAAGCTGTTCTCGCAGGAGCTGTTCCCGACCATGCTGCGCTCCAGCGCACAGGGTTTCACCTATTTCGCGGCCCGGGTGACCGCCTCGCTGTGGGGGCTGCTGGTGCCCGTGCTGCTGTCGGCCTCGGGCATCACCGTCATCTCGGCCGTGCTGGTCGCCGCGATCGCGGTGATGGGGGTGATCGGGTTCTTCATGCCGGCCACCACCGGAAGATCGCTCGAAGACATCGAACTGGAGCGCAACAGCGCCTGA
- a CDS encoding carboxymuconolactone decarboxylase family protein: MRKLDVTELDDRGSALRDRILGPGTVPPPPFWIWSQNMDCAEVVEPLGDYCRNRTHLPPGLWELTVLVVARHHRSPFAWYAHYEDAVAGGVPRECLDRLATGQDPAFTDPAVELAHRVMTTLLVRHHLPEPLFAEAVSAFGQSGLIDLLGCMGSFSMSAWALNAFRVGLDDGDDARAWPFPDTEPF; encoded by the coding sequence ATGCGCAAGCTCGACGTCACCGAACTCGACGACCGCGGTTCCGCGCTGCGCGACCGCATCCTGGGCCCGGGCACCGTCCCGCCGCCACCGTTCTGGATCTGGTCGCAGAACATGGACTGCGCCGAGGTGGTGGAGCCCCTGGGCGACTACTGCCGCAACCGCACCCACCTGCCGCCCGGCCTGTGGGAACTGACCGTGCTGGTCGTGGCACGTCACCACCGCTCGCCGTTCGCCTGGTACGCGCACTACGAGGACGCGGTGGCCGGGGGCGTGCCCCGGGAGTGCCTGGACCGGCTGGCCACGGGCCAGGACCCGGCCTTCACCGATCCGGCCGTCGAGCTGGCACACCGGGTGATGACGACCCTGCTGGTGCGTCATCACCTGCCGGAACCGCTGTTCGCCGAGGCGGTCTCGGCGTTCGGCCAGAGCGGGCTGATCGACCTGCTCGGCTGCATGGGCAGCTTCTCGATGAGCGCCTGGGCACTCAACGCGTTCCGGGTGGGCCTGGACGACGGGGACGACGCCAGGGCCTGGCCGTTCCCCGACACCGAGCCGTTCTGA